From a region of the Methanolinea sp. genome:
- a CDS encoding IS1634 family transposase: MEPVSQFTAKNFSSKQIAHLGLVAGMIDELGISAEIDDALPKTRNHILPHSAIVKAMLLNGLGFNERRLYFFSRFFTNLSTEQLFGPGVTPDHLNDDVLLRTLDRIYEYGSTDLFNDIVVAVMEKLSFGTHLLHADTTSFSVHGDYDTEDDDDFRTIKITYGHNKDHRWDLKQFVLAMVTNQHGIPLFTQPYSGNESDKKILLETIRKVQQNLNLEDKAYYIADSAFYTAPNLQTLGQHTFWISHPPATVDEAKSLLFADIPMVPGKEEGYSFHERLVTYAGIDQKWIVVHSEKRRMAGEKNYVRNLAKRLDKARKSWKKLCAKEFACEPDARMAARLWFDAYPYLSADSVQVFSKTKKKNGRKGRPAKDEAVEIVYFVDSPLEIVPDVIEQEKARLGRFILATNDLDLDPDTILKYYKGQQSVERGFRFLKDKSFRVAEVFLKKETRIEALSMVMVLCLFVYAVAEWHIRSQLKKTGKTVKNQLKKPIQNPTMKWIFTLFMRPAEVTVTLNSQIQRFIVNLDEEVIQILDVMGPAFGKYYFVRSTCEM; this comes from the coding sequence GTGGAGCCTGTATCTCAATTCACGGCGAAGAATTTCAGTTCTAAGCAGATTGCCCATCTAGGTCTTGTGGCCGGCATGATCGATGAACTCGGGATATCAGCAGAAATCGATGACGCCCTGCCCAAGACACGGAACCATATCCTCCCCCATTCAGCGATTGTCAAGGCCATGCTCCTGAACGGTCTCGGCTTCAATGAACGCCGGCTCTATTTCTTCTCGCGATTTTTCACCAACCTCTCGACAGAACAATTATTCGGCCCTGGTGTTACCCCGGACCACCTGAACGACGATGTTCTCCTCCGGACACTCGACCGTATCTACGAGTATGGAAGCACCGACCTGTTCAATGATATCGTAGTGGCAGTCATGGAAAAACTCTCGTTTGGCACCCACCTCCTCCATGCTGACACGACCAGTTTCAGTGTTCACGGTGACTATGACACCGAGGACGATGACGACTTCAGGACCATCAAGATCACCTACGGTCACAATAAAGATCACCGCTGGGACCTCAAGCAGTTCGTCCTTGCGATGGTAACCAACCAGCACGGCATCCCGCTGTTCACTCAGCCGTACTCCGGCAATGAGTCAGACAAGAAGATCCTCCTTGAGACCATTCGTAAGGTACAGCAGAACCTGAATCTCGAAGACAAGGCCTACTATATCGCCGACAGTGCGTTCTATACCGCTCCCAACCTGCAGACACTCGGCCAGCATACCTTCTGGATCAGTCATCCCCCTGCTACCGTCGATGAAGCCAAGTCGCTGCTGTTTGCCGATATTCCCATGGTCCCCGGGAAGGAGGAAGGATACTCGTTTCATGAGCGTCTCGTTACCTACGCCGGAATTGACCAGAAATGGATCGTGGTACATTCCGAGAAGAGGCGGATGGCAGGTGAGAAGAACTATGTGAGGAACCTGGCCAAGCGGCTGGATAAAGCGCGTAAATCATGGAAGAAGCTCTGTGCCAAGGAATTTGCCTGTGAGCCCGATGCACGCATGGCTGCACGGTTGTGGTTTGATGCGTACCCTTACCTGTCCGCTGATAGTGTCCAAGTATTCTCAAAGACGAAAAAGAAGAACGGAAGAAAAGGGCGCCCGGCCAAGGATGAGGCTGTTGAGATAGTTTACTTCGTCGATTCGCCGCTTGAGATCGTTCCGGATGTTATCGAGCAGGAGAAAGCACGTCTCGGACGGTTCATCCTGGCAACAAATGATCTTGACCTGGATCCGGACACTATCCTGAAATATTATAAGGGGCAGCAATCTGTTGAGCGGGGGTTCCGGTTTCTGAAGGATAAGAGTTTCCGGGTTGCCGAAGTTTTCCTGAAGAAAGAGACCAGGATTGAGGCGCTTTCCATGGTTATGGTGCTCTGCCTATTCGTCTATGCAGTAGCCGAGTGGCATATCCGGTCTCAACTCAAAAAGACAGGGAAAACGGTGAAAAACCAGCTGAAAAAACCAATCCAGAACCCTACCATGAAATGGATCTTTACCCTGTTCATGAGACCGGCGGAAGTCACAGTCACCCTGAACTCGCAGATACAGCGGTTTATTGTGAATCTGGACGAGGAGGTGATTCAAATTCTTGATGTCATGGGGCCAGCGTTCGGAAAATATTATTTTGTGAGGTCGACCTGCGAAATGTAG